AAGTAGTTGCGGAGGTGGAAAACCGGCTACTTGTTCTTCACAGTTGACGGTAGGTGACCCGGCGTGAGCAATACTCGCCTACCCTACGTCGAGCGGGGCCCTCAATGGGGCTGGTTCCGCTGGGCCGACCGGTGGAGCACGTGCCCGCCGTCGCGCCGTCCACACCGGACCGGCCGGTGCGTCAATTGGCGAAACCGCGCGGCTTGTCGATCTTCAGAACTGGTAGTAGAGGAACGGGCTGAACGTACCGCTCGCGACGAGGATCGCCGCGTACCCGACGCCGGCCGTCATCAACGACACGCGGGCCGCCGTGGCTGCCTTCGCGCGGGAGGACTCCAGGTAGGGGCCGGTCACGGGGTGGTCCGGCAGGGCCACGACGGTCAGTGCGACGAGCAGCAGGACAATGCGCTGATTGGTCGCCGCGGCGCCCACCGCTTCGGTCAACCCGCTGAAATCCGGCAACAACATGTGGCCGAGCATTGTGAACGCGGTACCCAGGTCCGGGGACCGGAAGAACACCCAGCCGATTACCACCAGCAACATGGTGAGGACGCGCCGGGCAATTCGGGTACGCGTAGTGACGGGAGCCGATTCCCACCCGAAACGGCGTTCGACGACGAGCAGCGCGCCGTGGAACAAACCCCACACGAGGAACGTCCAGTTCGCCCCGTGCCAGAAACCGGTGAGGACGAAAACGATCGTGAGGTTCCGGTAGGTCGACAGCACGCCGCCGCGGTTGCCGCCCAGCGGGATGTAGACGTAGTCGCGGAACCAGCGCGACAGCGACATGTGCCAGCGCCGCCAGAACTCGGTCGCGGTGACCGACGAGTAGGGGCGCGCGAAGTTCTCCGGCAGCCGGAAGCCGAGCATCCGGCCCAGGCCGATCGCCATGTCGGAGTAGCCGGAGAAGTCGAAGTACAGTTGGAGCGCGTAGGCGATGGCGCCGAGCCACGCGACGGCCGTCGTCATCTCGTCCGACGGGGTGGCGAAGCAGGCGTCGACCACCGGCGCCAGCGAGTCGGCGATGATCACCTTCTTGCACAGGCCGAGCGCGAACCGGGGGAACCCCGCGGCCACGTCGTCCCAGCGGTGCGTGCGCTCCTGCGGCAGCTGGTCGGCGATCTCCCGGAACCGCACGATCGGGCCGGCCACCAGCTGCGGGAACATCGCGATGTAGGTGACGAACGAGACGGGGTCGCGCAGCGCGGGCCGCTCGCCCCGGTACACGTCCACGACGTACGAGATGTGGTGGAACGTGTAGAACGAGATGCCGATCGGCAGCGCCAGCTCCAGCACCGGCAGGTCCGCGCCCACCACCTCGGCGATGTCGTGCAGCTGCTGCGTGGCGAACCCCGCGTACTTCCACACCAGCAGCACGCCCAGGTTCAGCGCGATCGTGCCGACCAGCACGAACCGCCGGTCACCGGGGCTGTCCGGCTCCAGTCGCCGGCCGGCCAGGTAGTTGGCGACCATGCAGCCGAGGAGCAGCAGCGTCGTGCCGCCCGCGCCGGAGGCGTAGAACAGCAGGCTCGCCACGGCGACCACGAGGTTCCGCCTGCGTCCGGGTGCGACGAGGACGGCCGCGAGCACGACCGGGAGGAAGAACCACAGGAAGAGGGGCGTGGCGAAGGACATCGCCGCAGACTGTAACCGGCCCGCCCCGCCGCCCGACCCGGAACCGCGACGAACTCACATCACATCTCCGGACGCGGTGCCCGCCGGGCACCGCGTCCGGAGCCGGTCCGGGTCAGGCGCGGGCTTCCACGCGGCGGCGGCGGGCGATCTCCGCCAGGACCACGCCGGCCGCCACCGAGGCGTTGAGGGACTCCACGCCCGCCGACATCGGGATCGACACGGTCTGGTCGCACGTCTCGCGCACCAGCCGGGACAGGCCTCGGCCCTCCGAGCCGACCACCACGACGAGCGGGCCGGTCGCCAGCTCCAGGCCGTCCACGTCCACGTCGCCGTCCGCGTCCAGGCCCACGACCATGAGCCCCGCCTCGGCCCACTCCTTGAGCTGGCGGGTCAGGTTGGTCGCCACCGCGATCGGCATCCGCGCCGCCGTGCCCGCGCTGGTCCGCCACGCCACCGCCGTGATGCCCGCCGAACGGCGCTGCGGCAGCACGACCCCGTGCGCCCCGAACGCCGCCGCCGAGCGCACCACGGCGCCCAGGTTGCGCGGGTCCGTCACGCCGTCGAGCGCCACCAGCAGCGGCGGGATGCCCGACTCGTTCGCGATCCTGAGCAGGTCGCGCGGCTCGGCGTACTCGTACGGCGGCACCTGGAGCCCGAGGCCCTGGTGCATCGCGCCGCCCGTGATGCGGTCCAGCTCGCCGCGCTGCACCTCCAGCACGGAGATGCCCCGCGACGCCGCCAGCTGCACCGCCTCGGCGACCCGGTCGTCCGCGTCGATGCCCAGCGCCACGTACAGCGCCGTCGCCGGGATGCCCGCGCGCAGGCACTCGACCACGGGGTTGCGCCCGGCGACGGTCTCCGGCCCGGTCTCGGCGGCCCGGCGGCGCTGCGCGCGCTGCTGCTCGACCTTCGCGGTCGCGTTCGCCCGCTTGTACGCGGGGTGGTTGGGTCGTTCGGCCGCCTTCGGCGTCGGCCCCTTGCCCTGCAGGCCCTTGGACTTCTGCCCGCCGGAACCGACGACCGCGCCCTTCTTGGAACCGGGGTTGCGCATAGCGCCACGGCGCTTGGAGTTACCAGCCACGAGCTCAGTCGTCCTTCAAAGTCCACATCGGACCGTCGGGGGTGTCCTCGACGGCGATCCCGGCCAGGAGCAGGCTGTCGCGCAGGGCATCGGCCCGTGCGAAGTCCCGGTCCCTGCGGGCCTGCTGCCGCTCTTCCAGCAGCCGCTCCACCAGCACGCCCAGCGCCTGCCGGCCCGCGCCGCCACCCGACGCCGCGTCGTGCCACCGCTCCGAGAGCGGGTCCAGCCCGAGCAGGCCGGTCATCGCCCGCACGGACGCCGCCGCGGCGCGCGCGCCCGGGTCGTCCCCGGACTCCAGGGCGGTGTTGCCCTCGCGCACCCGCCGGTGGATCGCGGCCAGCGCGCCCGGCGTGCCCATGTCGTCGTCCATCGACGCGACGAAGGTCTGCGACAGCGCGCCGTCGTCCTCCACCGCGCCGGTCCGCTCGACCACGCGCCGCAGGAACGACTCGATCCGCCGGTAGGCGGACACCGACTCGTCCAGCGCCTCGGGGGAGTACTCGATCGTCGACCGGTAGTGCGGGCCGACCAGGTAGTAGCGCAGCTCGGGCGCGCGCACCCGCTCCAGCATCGCCGGGATGGTCACGGTGTTGCCCAGCGACTTCGACATCTTCTCGCCGGACAGCGTCACCCAGGCGTTGTGCATCCAGTACTCGGCGAAGTGGTCGCCCGCCGCCCGCGACTGCGCCTGCTCGTTCTCGTGGTGCGGGAAGATCAGGTCGATGCCGCCGCCGTGGATGTCGAACGACGACCCCAGGTAGGCGGTC
This region of Saccharothrix longispora genomic DNA includes:
- a CDS encoding MBOAT family O-acyltransferase, giving the protein MSFATPLFLWFFLPVVLAAVLVAPGRRRNLVVAVASLLFYASGAGGTTLLLLGCMVANYLAGRRLEPDSPGDRRFVLVGTIALNLGVLLVWKYAGFATQQLHDIAEVVGADLPVLELALPIGISFYTFHHISYVVDVYRGERPALRDPVSFVTYIAMFPQLVAGPIVRFREIADQLPQERTHRWDDVAAGFPRFALGLCKKVIIADSLAPVVDACFATPSDEMTTAVAWLGAIAYALQLYFDFSGYSDMAIGLGRMLGFRLPENFARPYSSVTATEFWRRWHMSLSRWFRDYVYIPLGGNRGGVLSTYRNLTIVFVLTGFWHGANWTFLVWGLFHGALLVVERRFGWESAPVTTRTRIARRVLTMLLVVIGWVFFRSPDLGTAFTMLGHMLLPDFSGLTEAVGAAATNQRIVLLLVALTVVALPDHPVTGPYLESSRAKAATAARVSLMTAGVGYAAILVASGTFSPFLYYQF
- the rlmB gene encoding 23S rRNA (guanosine(2251)-2'-O)-methyltransferase RlmB codes for the protein MAGNSKRRGAMRNPGSKKGAVVGSGGQKSKGLQGKGPTPKAAERPNHPAYKRANATAKVEQQRAQRRRAAETGPETVAGRNPVVECLRAGIPATALYVALGIDADDRVAEAVQLAASRGISVLEVQRGELDRITGGAMHQGLGLQVPPYEYAEPRDLLRIANESGIPPLLVALDGVTDPRNLGAVVRSAAAFGAHGVVLPQRRSAGITAVAWRTSAGTAARMPIAVATNLTRQLKEWAEAGLMVVGLDADGDVDVDGLELATGPLVVVVGSEGRGLSRLVRETCDQTVSIPMSAGVESLNASVAAGVVLAEIARRRRVEARA
- the cysS gene encoding cysteine--tRNA ligase, which translates into the protein MSLHLFDTATRSTREFVPQVSGTASIYVCGATVQGVPHIGHVRSGLNFDVLRRWLGRDGSTVHLVRNVTDVDDKILAKAAEHGRRWWDWAYEHERAFDAAYDALGCLPPSASPRATGHVTQMVDLMERLIGKGHAYAADGDVYFSVTSFPEYGALSGQKLADVQQGETAATGKRDPRDFTLWKAAKPGEPSWPTPWGAGRPGWHLECSAMATAYLGSSFDIHGGGIDLIFPHHENEQAQSRAAGDHFAEYWMHNAWVTLSGEKMSKSLGNTVTIPAMLERVRAPELRYYLVGPHYRSTIEYSPEALDESVSAYRRIESFLRRVVERTGAVEDDGALSQTFVASMDDDMGTPGALAAIHRRVREGNTALESGDDPGARAAAASVRAMTGLLGLDPLSERWHDAASGGGAGRQALGVLVERLLEERQQARRDRDFARADALRDSLLLAGIAVEDTPDGPMWTLKDD